A single Lolium perenne isolate Kyuss_39 chromosome 6, Kyuss_2.0, whole genome shotgun sequence DNA region contains:
- the LOC127306003 gene encoding uncharacterized protein isoform X1, which produces MRTSAPTSSSPPPSPWDDASDLRAAQGPGGDMAGGGARRHFFPLTSLQIGDLQSYLAELTIFLCPDTKKFLIFLDNRPWLLDQNTKPAHLWQLMVTKSRFSPFANTRARRKRDEAGEKLIFSEGPISAPDSWNPSSKWYTLIDDAMRNKKLQVNKLKDSRLLNRELHRTLYGFIIFEVDWADVRGINYLNELQTDTSMVVEAKIMKRWEFDSVNQASSLISSWFSGNYSECQILQDYLNSISPKGDVFYDALNEFLTPDWDSESAHSDGDQSGDVQCVRVSSSFTSSSYTPPPCSGPYKRRKIIRSDSGSNMSEEPYSEFVTSPRYASSSCCSDNDFGKPLVEPSTYNDVLILFRFSDGDLPFRLKEVILSDVRLLTLLEYGLPSWVIFLQSYPVFCKIYRPWMCPLARALYVLISLITVLIGFYDLYKNVPMLKATASRLFGPLFDWIETWEMISRLKYLGTMLFLHHFEQAFTWSLKIVRATKSVLSVLTKPVMGPLLEVLEFTLPLWNLCAETVEYLSSAIMIVMETSCSAVISAVQTIMWPFWFIFSTMFNIANSILYPVIWFFGEILAAPFRLVAALASFVADFFDDIVDVIRQTWSTLSSLYQVGSASRAPGLTSETSIWGSLWKDLLYQIFRAVRSILYGFVAFFSTCNRHRLSIYNHIEVLLRRLSRALTSARHTASCEGARKYGSQNHPPRKTKEN; this is translated from the exons ATGCGGACAAGCGCGCCCACCTCAtcatctccacctccatctccatgGGACGATGCCTCTGACCTCCGCGCAGCGCAG GGACCGGGAGGCGACATGGCGGGCGGCGGCGCCAGGCGGCATTTCTTCCCGCTCACCAGCCTGCAAATCGG GGATTTACAGTCCTATCTTGCAGAACTTACTATATTTCTGTGCCCTGATACCAAGAAGTTCCTCATATTCCTTGACAACCGCCCATGGCTGCTAGACCAGAACACAAAACCTGCTCACCTGTGGCAATTGATGGTTACCAAG TCAAGATTTTCTCCTTTCGCAAACACTAGAGCtaggagaaaaagagatgaagctGGAGAGAAACTTATATTTTCTGAAGGCCCAATATCTGCTCCAGATTCGTGGAATCCATCATCCAAATGGTATACTCTGATTGATGATGCCATGCGGAATAAGAAGCTTCAAGTCAACAAATTGAAGGATTCTCGCCTGCTGAATAGGGAACTGCATCGGACATTATATGGTTTTATCATTTTTGAGGTAGACTGGGCTGACGTGCGTGGCATTAATTATTTGAATGAACTTCAG ACTGATACCTCAATGGTTGTTGAAGCTAAAATAATGAAGAGATGGGAATTCGATAGTGTCAATCAAGCTTCATCTCTAATCTCTTCTTGGTTCTCAGGAAATTATTCCGAGTGTCAGATCTTACAAGATTATTTGAACAGCATCTCTCCTAAAG GTGATGTATTTTATGATGCCCTGAATGAATTCTTAACACCTGATTGGGACAGCGAGAGTGCACATAGCGATGGTGATCAGTCTGGAGATGTTCAATGTGTTAGGGTGTCATCAAGTTTCACAAGCTCATCATACACCCCACCACCTTGCTCTGGGCCTTACAAGAGAAGAAAGATAATAAGGTCTGATTCTGGAAGTAACATGTCTGAAGAACCATACTCGGAATTTGTGACCTCGCCAAGATatgcatcttcatcatgttgcaGCGATAATGACTTTGGCAAGCCCTTGGTTGAGCCTAGCACATACAACGACGTGTTGATCTTGTTCCGGTTCAGTGATGGTGATCTGCCGTTCAGACTAAAAGAAGTTATACTGTCTGATGTGAGGCTGTTAACATTACTTGAGTATGGCCTTCCTTCATGGGTCATTTTTCTTCAGTCATATCCAGTGTTCTGCAAGATTTATCGCCCATGGATGTGTCCTCTGGCCAGAGCATTATATGTCTTGATTTCATTAATTACCGTTCTTATAGGATTTTATGACCTCTACAAGAATGTCCCGATGTTGAAGGCAACTGCCTCAAGATTATTTGGTCCTTTGTTTGATTGGATAGAGACATGGGAAATGATCTCAAGGCTTAAGTATCTCGGAACCATGCTTTTTCTGCACCACTTCGAGCAGGCTTTTACATGGTCTCTTAAGATTGTACGTGCTACTAAGTCTGTTCTTAGTGTTTTGACAAAGCCGGTTATGGGTCCACTtttggaggttcttgaatttaccctgCCACTATGGAACCTTTGTGCTGAAACAGTCGAATATCTAAGTTCAGCCATAATGATAGTGATGGAGACATCGTGCAGTGCAGTTATCAGTGCAGTACAGACGATCATGTGGCCATTTTGGTTTATCTTCAGTACTATGTTTAATATAG CTAATTCAATTCTATACCCCGTAATTTGGTTCTTTGGAGAGATACTAGCTGCACCTTTCCGACTTGTTGCTGCGCTAGCAAGTTTTGTAGCGGACTTCTTTGATGATATTGTAGATGTTATAAGGCAGACCTGGTCGACATTAAGTTCATTGTATCAAGTTGGATCTGCATCCAGAGCCCCTGGGCTTACATCCGAAACTAGCATTTGGGGTTCACTCTGGAAAGATCTTCTGTATCAG ATTTTCCGAGCAGTCCGAAGCATTTTGTATGGTTTTGTTGCCTTCTTTTCAACATGCAACAGGCATCGGCTCAG CATCTATAATCACATAGAAGTACTTCTCCGGCGCCTATCCCGCGCATTAACTAGCGCACGGCATACTGCCTCTTGTGAAGGAGCTCGGAAGTATGGTAGTCAAAATCATCCT CCAAGGAAAACAAAGGAAAACTGA
- the LOC127306003 gene encoding uncharacterized protein isoform X2 yields MVTKSRFSPFANTRARRKRDEAGEKLIFSEGPISAPDSWNPSSKWYTLIDDAMRNKKLQVNKLKDSRLLNRELHRTLYGFIIFEVDWADVRGINYLNELQTDTSMVVEAKIMKRWEFDSVNQASSLISSWFSGNYSECQILQDYLNSISPKGDVFYDALNEFLTPDWDSESAHSDGDQSGDVQCVRVSSSFTSSSYTPPPCSGPYKRRKIIRSDSGSNMSEEPYSEFVTSPRYASSSCCSDNDFGKPLVEPSTYNDVLILFRFSDGDLPFRLKEVILSDVRLLTLLEYGLPSWVIFLQSYPVFCKIYRPWMCPLARALYVLISLITVLIGFYDLYKNVPMLKATASRLFGPLFDWIETWEMISRLKYLGTMLFLHHFEQAFTWSLKIVRATKSVLSVLTKPVMGPLLEVLEFTLPLWNLCAETVEYLSSAIMIVMETSCSAVISAVQTIMWPFWFIFSTMFNIANSILYPVIWFFGEILAAPFRLVAALASFVADFFDDIVDVIRQTWSTLSSLYQVGSASRAPGLTSETSIWGSLWKDLLYQIFRAVRSILYGFVAFFSTCNRHRLSIYNHIEVLLRRLSRALTSARHTASCEGARKYGSQNHPPRKTKEN; encoded by the exons ATGGTTACCAAG TCAAGATTTTCTCCTTTCGCAAACACTAGAGCtaggagaaaaagagatgaagctGGAGAGAAACTTATATTTTCTGAAGGCCCAATATCTGCTCCAGATTCGTGGAATCCATCATCCAAATGGTATACTCTGATTGATGATGCCATGCGGAATAAGAAGCTTCAAGTCAACAAATTGAAGGATTCTCGCCTGCTGAATAGGGAACTGCATCGGACATTATATGGTTTTATCATTTTTGAGGTAGACTGGGCTGACGTGCGTGGCATTAATTATTTGAATGAACTTCAG ACTGATACCTCAATGGTTGTTGAAGCTAAAATAATGAAGAGATGGGAATTCGATAGTGTCAATCAAGCTTCATCTCTAATCTCTTCTTGGTTCTCAGGAAATTATTCCGAGTGTCAGATCTTACAAGATTATTTGAACAGCATCTCTCCTAAAG GTGATGTATTTTATGATGCCCTGAATGAATTCTTAACACCTGATTGGGACAGCGAGAGTGCACATAGCGATGGTGATCAGTCTGGAGATGTTCAATGTGTTAGGGTGTCATCAAGTTTCACAAGCTCATCATACACCCCACCACCTTGCTCTGGGCCTTACAAGAGAAGAAAGATAATAAGGTCTGATTCTGGAAGTAACATGTCTGAAGAACCATACTCGGAATTTGTGACCTCGCCAAGATatgcatcttcatcatgttgcaGCGATAATGACTTTGGCAAGCCCTTGGTTGAGCCTAGCACATACAACGACGTGTTGATCTTGTTCCGGTTCAGTGATGGTGATCTGCCGTTCAGACTAAAAGAAGTTATACTGTCTGATGTGAGGCTGTTAACATTACTTGAGTATGGCCTTCCTTCATGGGTCATTTTTCTTCAGTCATATCCAGTGTTCTGCAAGATTTATCGCCCATGGATGTGTCCTCTGGCCAGAGCATTATATGTCTTGATTTCATTAATTACCGTTCTTATAGGATTTTATGACCTCTACAAGAATGTCCCGATGTTGAAGGCAACTGCCTCAAGATTATTTGGTCCTTTGTTTGATTGGATAGAGACATGGGAAATGATCTCAAGGCTTAAGTATCTCGGAACCATGCTTTTTCTGCACCACTTCGAGCAGGCTTTTACATGGTCTCTTAAGATTGTACGTGCTACTAAGTCTGTTCTTAGTGTTTTGACAAAGCCGGTTATGGGTCCACTtttggaggttcttgaatttaccctgCCACTATGGAACCTTTGTGCTGAAACAGTCGAATATCTAAGTTCAGCCATAATGATAGTGATGGAGACATCGTGCAGTGCAGTTATCAGTGCAGTACAGACGATCATGTGGCCATTTTGGTTTATCTTCAGTACTATGTTTAATATAG CTAATTCAATTCTATACCCCGTAATTTGGTTCTTTGGAGAGATACTAGCTGCACCTTTCCGACTTGTTGCTGCGCTAGCAAGTTTTGTAGCGGACTTCTTTGATGATATTGTAGATGTTATAAGGCAGACCTGGTCGACATTAAGTTCATTGTATCAAGTTGGATCTGCATCCAGAGCCCCTGGGCTTACATCCGAAACTAGCATTTGGGGTTCACTCTGGAAAGATCTTCTGTATCAG ATTTTCCGAGCAGTCCGAAGCATTTTGTATGGTTTTGTTGCCTTCTTTTCAACATGCAACAGGCATCGGCTCAG CATCTATAATCACATAGAAGTACTTCTCCGGCGCCTATCCCGCGCATTAACTAGCGCACGGCATACTGCCTCTTGTGAAGGAGCTCGGAAGTATGGTAGTCAAAATCATCCT CCAAGGAAAACAAAGGAAAACTGA